In Asticcacaulis sp. SL142, the sequence AAGAAAAAGTATGAGGGCGACGCCCAAAAGATGCAGATCGAAATGATGAACATGTATCAGAAGGAAAAGGTCAATCCGATGACCGGCTGCCTTCCGATGCTGCTGCAAATTCCAGTCTTTTATGCGCTCTATAAGGTGCTGTTCGTCACCATCGAAATGCGTCATGCGCCGTTCTTTGGCTACATCAACGATCTGTCGGCGCGCGATCCGTCGACCATTTTTAACCTGTTTGGCCTGATCCCTTACGATCCTGCAGCCGTGCCGCTGATTGGCTCGATCCTCGGCGGGCCGTTGCATATCGGCATTGTCGCCATTCTGTACGGCTTCACCATGTGGCTGACGCAAGGCATGAACCCGCCCGCGCCCGACCCCATTCAGCGCAAGATCTTTGCGTTCATGCCGCTGATGTTCACCTTCATCATGGCACCGTTCGCGGTAGGCCTTTTGATCTACTGGACCTGGTCGAACGTGCTGACCATCGCTCAGCAATACTCAATCATGCACCCGCCTCAAGGTCGAAAATCCCATCGATACCTTTATCGGTAAGTTTAGAAAACCGACGGCTGAGACGACGCAAACCGCGACGATCACGGCCACCGCGGGCGACGATGACGGCAAGGTTATCAAGGGCGAGGTCATCTCAGGTGGCACCTCTGCAAGCGGCACTAAGCGTTCGCGCAAGAAAAAGGATATCTAGTTGACCGAGCCGCTTTACAGCGAAGACGTTCTGGAGGCCGCGCGGATACAGTTCGCGCGGCCTGTCCGCTTTCTCATGGGCGCGGCCCAGATTGAGCAGTTGCCACCCGACGACCTGCCGGAAGTGGCCTTTGCCGGACGCTCAAATGTCGGCAAATCCAGCCTGATCAACGCGCTGGTCGGGCAAAACCATCTGGCGCGGGCTTCCAATGAGCCCGGCCGCACGCGCGAGGTCAATTTCTTCGTGCTGGAGGAAAAGCTGCGTCTGGTCGATCTGCCCGGCTACGGCTGGGCGCGCGCGTCCAAGACCACCGTCAAGAAGTTCCAGAATCTGGGCCGTGATTACCTGCGTGGTCGCCCCAGCCTTAAGCGCGCCTATCTGCTGATCGATGCCCGTCATGGCCTGAAAAGCGTGGATAATGAGCCTATGGATGCGCTCGATCTGGCCGCCGTCAGCTATCAGATCATCCTGACCAAGGCCGATAAGATCAAGCCTGCGGAATTGGAAAAGGTCGTGGCCGAAAGCCAGAACGCCATCAAAAAGCGTCCGGCCGCCCACCCGCTCGTGATCGCCACCTCTTCGGAAAAAGGCTTAGGCATCCCCGAACTGCGCGCCGAAATCATGATGGCGTGCGGGGTTACGCTTTAGGTTTGCCCCCTGAGATGTAGCGGTTATAACTTGCCTTATCAGAAAAAAAATCGAGGGGGTCGTGGAATGGATCAGGGCAAAAATACCGTCACGTCGCTGCCCAGACGCCGGTTGCTGACAACCAGTTTGGCGCTTACTGGGCTCGCTCTTTTTACTCACAAAGCCGAAGCCCTGACCAGTTTGCCGCGGCAGCGCGTTATCATTGATAATGACTTTTCAGGTGACCCTGATGGTTTGTTTCAACTGGCGCACCATCTGGCCTCACCGTCTATCGAAATTCCGCTGGTTATTGGCTCCCATATCCACGTCAACGACTTTCTGGATAGCTCAACGACTCAGGCTGATAATGCGGTGGTTAAGGTCACAAAGATTTACGGCCTGATGCAGCTTACCCATCAGCCGCCCGTCGTCGCCGGATATAATGCCGCCTCGCCAAAGGGCGCCACGCCCCGGAAAACTCAGGCAGCTGAGCGCATCATTACCGAAGCGATGCGTGACGACACCCAACTGCCGCTTTACTATGCCGCCGGGGCAGGGCTTACCGAATTGGCCGAGGCGTTGAAACTGGAGCCTAAAATCGGCAAGCGAATGAAGCTTGTCTGGATTGGCGGTTATGAACATGGTGACCTTCTGCCTGATGTCCCTCCCAGACGGGATTCAGAATATAATACAACGATTAATTTGGAGGCCGTTAAGACGGTGTTCAATGACTCGGACATCGAAATCTGGCAGGTGCCGCGCAATGTCTATCGCCAGCTTAACATCAGCCATGCTGAATTGATTTCAGGCCTGCGCCCCGCAGGCAAGCTTGGGGCATATCTTCTAACCGAACTCGAAAAGGTAATGTCTAAGGTCAAAAACCTTGGCGAGACCTATATTTTGGGTGACAGCCCCTTGGTGACGCTAACCGCCCTGCAATCCTCATTCGATCCCGATAGCTACTCAAGTGCCTATGTGGTCAGGCCAACACCTCTGATTACAGATGCGGCGCGCTATGCCGACAACCCGCACGGACGCCAGATGCGGGTCTATCTGAATATAGATACCCGCCTGACCTTCGCCGATATGTTCGCAAAGTTTGCATCGGCTGCCAGATAGACTGGCATAACCACCACATATATATCGCACAGCCTCAATCATATAATGACAGGCTCCACCATATATTGTATGCGGCGCGTGATGTAGCTGTCACAGTTTACAGCGATAATTTCCGATAAGGCTTACATACACGTCTGATGATCAAGCAAACCCAATCCGACACCGAACTCGAAGAAAAAGGCTGGGCGACGGCAAAAACCCTGGCCGAAGCCCTGCCCTATATCCAGATCTATGATCGGGAGATCGTGACCATAAAGTACGGCGGTCACGCCATGGGCGATGAGGCGGTGGCTAAACTGTTCGCGGGCGATATCGTGCTGCTGAAACTGCTCGGTATTTCTCCGGTGGTGGTCCACGGCGGCGGGCCGCAGATTTCGGCCATGCTCAATCGGGCGGGCGTCAAATCGACCTTCGTGGACGGCCTGCGCGTCACCGATGATGCGACCATGGAAATCGCCGAAATGGTGCTGTCCGGCGCGGTCAACAAGGAAATCGCCAACTGGATCACCCGCGCCGGCCGGGAAGCCGATGTGCGCGGCGTCGGCCTGTCCGGGAAGGACGCCGGACTGCTGATGGTCGAAAAAGCCACCCGCGTCAAAAAAGACCCGGATTCGATGATCGAGCAGGTCGTCGATCTGGGCTATGTCGGTGAGCCAAAGGTGGTGGACGATAAGTTGCTCCGCACACTGATCAACGATCCTGAGCATGATTATGTGCCGGTGATTGCGCCGATTGGTGTCGCCGAAGACGGCCTGACCTACAACATCAATGCTGATACGGTCGCGGGTGCTGTGGCCGGTAAGCTTAACGCCAAGCGTATGTTGCTGCTGACCGATATTGCCGGCGTTCTGGATGGTGACAAAGACCTGATCCGCCAGATGACGGTGTCTGAGGCCCGCCAACTGATCGAAGACGGCGTGGCCGTCGGCGGTATGATCCCCAAGCTTGAAACCGCCATCAGCGCGGTCGAAGCGGGGGTTGAGGCTGTGGTTATCCTGGATGGCCGCCGCCCTCACGCTATGCTGGTTGAGTTGTTCACCGAACATGGGGCAGGCACACTGATCACCCGCGATCCGGTTAGTTAATCAGGGATAATGCACTCATGAAAAACATTACTTTTGCTCAATGGATGATTGGCTTTGGAGTGTTTTTCACCACCGCTATTACAGGAATTGCACTAAAATCTGATCTGTTATCCTATTCTTCCCCAGTCTTTGCCTTCGGTGCCTTGGTGGCTTTAAGAGCATTGAAAAAGAAATCATGATCAGTCAGTTGCGCGATACTCAAGTCTGGCTGTTCGACCTCGATAATACGCTGTATCCGCCCGAAGCCGAGGTCATGGCGCTGGTCGAAGGCAAGATGACCGCCTTTGTGATGCGCCAAACCAACCTGTCGCGCGACGAAGCTTACCAGCTCCAGAAATCATACCTGTATGAGCATGGCACGACTTTGGCCGGGCTGATGGCCCATCATCAGATCGATCCCTATGCGTTTCTGAACGAAGTCCATGATGTCAGTCTGGATGGCCTGCTGCCAGATGAGGCGTTGAACGCGGCCATTGCGGGTTTAGAGGGCCGTAAGCTGGTGTTCACCAATGGCGACGAGCACCACGCCTATCGCATCCTGGATAAACTGGGCATGACGCACCTGTTTGAGGATGTCTTTCATCTGGGTCATGCCGACCTGATCCCTAAGCCAAATCTGGCCACCTTTCACCGCATGATGCAAAAGCACGCCGTGGTGGCCGAGCAGTCAGTGTTTTTTGAGGACAGCCCCAAGAACCTCAAACCGGCGGCAGAGCTTGGGATGACTACGGTTCTGGTCGGGCCACATGCGGCGGCCAATGCCGATGATTTTGTTCATCACCGCAGTCCGTCGCTTAAAATTTTCCTGCATACGGATTAAATTGAACGTCGTTCAAAATATTAGTTGACTCCACCCAGCTCTTGGTACACTTTAAATTGAACAGCGTTCACAAAACATAGGGCTACCAAATGCTAAAGCCATTTTATACCGCATTACTCATATCCGCATGCCTCACCACCTCAGCCCTTGCGCAGGACAGTGTAACCAACACATCTGATGCCTCCGGCGAGTCGGCGGTTGCCACCGCGCAACTGACTTCAGCCGGCGTGCAGGTGGCGTCCGGGGTTGTGGCTATTCCGGTAGTGATTGCCGGTTCCGCCGCTGAAAGCACCGGCATGGTCGCCCGCTCGTCCGGTGAAGCCCTGTGGGAAGCGGCCAACACGCCCTTAGAAGTGTCGCCGGAAACCGTCGTGGCCCAGCCCGCGCCGCAGGTGCCTTACGACGCTAAGACGCAAGCGGGCCAAGCTCAAACTGGCCCAGTTCAAACTGACAAGGCGAAAACCCAATGATCGGTCATAAACACCTTTTGCCATTATGCGCTGCCCTGCTGATCGCCGCACCCGCCATGGCCGCCCAGCCCACTCAGGGCGACTCCGGCTTTAGTGCACGCACCGTATCGGCCCATCTGACAGCACCGCAAGCCGCCGATTTCGCCAAGCAGATCGAGAATAATCTGGCGGCCAAAGGTGCTCGTTTAGCCATCGTGTTTCGCACCGGTCGTACCCGCGACAAATTGCCGGACGGCATTTCCTACACCCACGGCGCCTTTTGGGCCTATGGCAATACGTCCCTGACCGACGGGCGGGTGATTAAGGGCTACGGCGTCAATAATCTCTATCACGGCGACGGCACAACGCTGCCGACCAATCAGTCCTATCTGAAACAGGATTTCCCGCTCGATTTCGTGCGCGGCACGGCGGTTGATGATGTGGCGGTGATCATCCCAAGCCCTGAAATGCAAAGACGCATCCTGCAAATTATGGCCTCATCGCAGTATGAGGCCCTGCACATCCGCGACTATGCGCTGGTGGCCAATCCGCTCACTGCCAAATACCAGAACTGCAATGAGTTCATGCTGGATGTCATCGCATCTGGGGCGTGGGAAACTACCAACTATTCCCAGATCAAGGCCAACCTCAGCGCCCACTATCAGCCGACGCCGGTAAAAACCAACTTCCTGCAGCGAACCTTCGGCCCCATGGCCGACGATCGGCTGCAACTGGATGACCACAAGGGCCAAATCCGCACTGCCACCTATGAGAGCATGGCTAAGTTCATGAAGGATCAAGGCCTTCTTCAAGAAGCCTATGTGATTAATCGCGAGGCGGCAAAATAGCTTGATCCGCGGGGCCTATGCCCTTAAGTCGGGGCGGATGAATAAAGGAGCCCCCCATGTCTGATCTTGCCGCCTTTCACGACGATATCGAAGCCGCCTGGGCGGTACGCGATACGCTGACACCCGCCTATCACGGCCCCTATCGTGACGCGGTCGAAAAGGCGCTCGGCCTGCTCGACAATGGCCGGTTCCGTGTGGCTGAAAAGATCGACGGCGTTTGGGTCACCCACGAATGGCTGAAGAAAGCCGTCCTTTTGTCGTTCCGCCTGAGCGCCAATCACCTGATGCACACCGGCCGCGGTTTGTTCGAGCAGGCCCCGATCGGCCCGTTCTGGGATAAGGTGCCCAATAAGTTCGCCAAGTGGAAGGCTGATGACTTCACCGACGCCGGTTTCCGCGCCGTGCCGGGTGCCATTGTCCGTCACGGGGCATTTATCTCCAAGAACGTCGTCCTGATGCCCTCGTTTGTAAACATCGGGGCCTATGTTGGCGAAGGCTCGATGGTCGACGGCTGGTCAACAGTCGGTTCCTGCGCCCAGATCGGCAAGAACGTCCACCTGTCGGGCGGCGTCGGCATTGGCGGGGTGCTGGAACCGCTGCAGGCCACCCCTACCATTATCGAAGACGACTGCTTCATCGGCGCGCGCTCCGAAGTGGCCGAGGGCGTCATCGTGGAACAGGGCTCGGTGCTGGCCATGGGCGTTTACCTGTCGGGTTCAACCAAGATCGTCAACCGTGAGACCGGCGAAATTCACCGTGGCCGCGTGCCTGCCTATTCGGTCGTTGTGCCCGGCACCTTACCTGACCCCAAGGGTGGCCCGTCGCTCTACTGCGCCGTCATCGTCAAGACGGTCGATGCCCAAACCCGCTCCAAGACCGGCATCAACGAGCTTCTGCGCGACTAATCTTTACCTATTCGCATAAATTATGCCCGCCGCGACCCCGTGGCGGGCATTTTCGCATTTGAATAAAAGTTTCAAATGCGCCTATGCTTACCTTCAGGAATTCAACGGAGGTGGGCATGGCAGACGATATTCACGGACCTTCGCGGCGGGCGGTCGCGACCATTCTGGCTTTGGGTGCCAGCGCGGCACAGTTTGTCAGACCGGCTCTGGCCCAACCGGTGACGGTCAAGGCTGATGTCCGGATTGACGCCAATGAACACCCGGAAGGCCCAATTACGCAGGCGGTGGCCGCCGCCGCTGCCGCCCTGTCGAAATCCAACCGCTATGCGCCGGGGACCGAGCGCGAAGACCTGATCACAACCCTCGCCGCCATTGACGGCGTGGCACCGGACATGGTCGTGCCCTGGCCCGGATCGTCCGACCCGCTGTACCGCCTCGTGCGCGCCTATAGCTCAGCCACGCGCGGGCTGGTGGTCGCCGCCCCTGTCTTTGAAATGGCGGCTGGCATTGCCACCGATGCCGGATATAAGGTCACCCATGTGCCGGTGCGCCCGTCGGATCTGGCCCACGATGTCAAGGCCATGCTGGCCGCCGATCCGGATGCAGGCCTCTATTACATCTGCAATCCCAACAATCCGGTCGGCACCCTGACGCCTCTGGCCGACATCGAATGGCTGGCGGCCCATATCAAACCCGATGCTATATTGCTGATTGATGAGGCCTATATCGACTATACGCCGACGCAGAAATCGACGGCCCTGTTGGCGAAATACCCCAATGTCGTCATTTTGCGGACCTTCTCAAAGGTATATGGCATGGCCGGGATGCGCATGGGCTATACTTTGGCCATACCCGACCTGATCAAGCCGCTGATGGACTGGGGCAGCCCCTCGCCCTACATGCTGCCGGTCCCGGCGATTGCGGCAGCCACGGCTTCGCTCAAAAACTACGGTGAGATCACCAAACGGGTCGAGGCGATCAGTGTCACCCGCGACTGGACCATCGCCCGCCTGAATGCGCTGGGCTATACATCGACCAAGGGCCTGTGTAACTGCTTTATGGTCGACTGGCGCACCCCCGCCAAGCCGGTACAGCAGGCGATATTGACCAAAGGCGTCGCCATCGGCCGCAACTGGCCGGTATGGCCGAACATGAGCCGCATCACGGTCGGCACCCCGGCAGAAATGAAGGCCTTTATCGCGGCGGTCGAGGCGGTGAAACCGTAAGTTATGAGACACCTCACCGCTTAAGGCGTTTA encodes:
- the yihA gene encoding ribosome biogenesis GTP-binding protein YihA/YsxC: MTEPLYSEDVLEAARIQFARPVRFLMGAAQIEQLPPDDLPEVAFAGRSNVGKSSLINALVGQNHLARASNEPGRTREVNFFVLEEKLRLVDLPGYGWARASKTTVKKFQNLGRDYLRGRPSLKRAYLLIDARHGLKSVDNEPMDALDLAAVSYQIILTKADKIKPAELEKVVAESQNAIKKRPAAHPLVIATSSEKGLGIPELRAEIMMACGVTL
- a CDS encoding nucleoside hydrolase, with product MDQGKNTVTSLPRRRLLTTSLALTGLALFTHKAEALTSLPRQRVIIDNDFSGDPDGLFQLAHHLASPSIEIPLVIGSHIHVNDFLDSSTTQADNAVVKVTKIYGLMQLTHQPPVVAGYNAASPKGATPRKTQAAERIITEAMRDDTQLPLYYAAGAGLTELAEALKLEPKIGKRMKLVWIGGYEHGDLLPDVPPRRDSEYNTTINLEAVKTVFNDSDIEIWQVPRNVYRQLNISHAELISGLRPAGKLGAYLLTELEKVMSKVKNLGETYILGDSPLVTLTALQSSFDPDSYSSAYVVRPTPLITDAARYADNPHGRQMRVYLNIDTRLTFADMFAKFASAAR
- a CDS encoding DUF2145 domain-containing protein, with product MIGHKHLLPLCAALLIAAPAMAAQPTQGDSGFSARTVSAHLTAPQAADFAKQIENNLAAKGARLAIVFRTGRTRDKLPDGISYTHGAFWAYGNTSLTDGRVIKGYGVNNLYHGDGTTLPTNQSYLKQDFPLDFVRGTAVDDVAVIIPSPEMQRRILQIMASSQYEALHIRDYALVANPLTAKYQNCNEFMLDVIASGAWETTNYSQIKANLSAHYQPTPVKTNFLQRTFGPMADDRLQLDDHKGQIRTATYESMAKFMKDQGLLQEAYVINREAAK
- the dapD gene encoding 2,3,4,5-tetrahydropyridine-2,6-dicarboxylate N-succinyltransferase — protein: MSDLAAFHDDIEAAWAVRDTLTPAYHGPYRDAVEKALGLLDNGRFRVAEKIDGVWVTHEWLKKAVLLSFRLSANHLMHTGRGLFEQAPIGPFWDKVPNKFAKWKADDFTDAGFRAVPGAIVRHGAFISKNVVLMPSFVNIGAYVGEGSMVDGWSTVGSCAQIGKNVHLSGGVGIGGVLEPLQATPTIIEDDCFIGARSEVAEGVIVEQGSVLAMGVYLSGSTKIVNRETGEIHRGRVPAYSVVVPGTLPDPKGGPSLYCAVIVKTVDAQTRSKTGINELLRD
- a CDS encoding pyrimidine 5'-nucleotidase: MISQLRDTQVWLFDLDNTLYPPEAEVMALVEGKMTAFVMRQTNLSRDEAYQLQKSYLYEHGTTLAGLMAHHQIDPYAFLNEVHDVSLDGLLPDEALNAAIAGLEGRKLVFTNGDEHHAYRILDKLGMTHLFEDVFHLGHADLIPKPNLATFHRMMQKHAVVAEQSVFFEDSPKNLKPAAELGMTTVLVGPHAAANADDFVHHRSPSLKIFLHTD
- the argB gene encoding acetylglutamate kinase → MIKQTQSDTELEEKGWATAKTLAEALPYIQIYDREIVTIKYGGHAMGDEAVAKLFAGDIVLLKLLGISPVVVHGGGPQISAMLNRAGVKSTFVDGLRVTDDATMEIAEMVLSGAVNKEIANWITRAGREADVRGVGLSGKDAGLLMVEKATRVKKDPDSMIEQVVDLGYVGEPKVVDDKLLRTLINDPEHDYVPVIAPIGVAEDGLTYNINADTVAGAVAGKLNAKRMLLLTDIAGVLDGDKDLIRQMTVSEARQLIEDGVAVGGMIPKLETAISAVEAGVEAVVILDGRRPHAMLVELFTEHGAGTLITRDPVS
- a CDS encoding aminotransferase class I/II-fold pyridoxal phosphate-dependent enzyme yields the protein MADDIHGPSRRAVATILALGASAAQFVRPALAQPVTVKADVRIDANEHPEGPITQAVAAAAAALSKSNRYAPGTEREDLITTLAAIDGVAPDMVVPWPGSSDPLYRLVRAYSSATRGLVVAAPVFEMAAGIATDAGYKVTHVPVRPSDLAHDVKAMLAADPDAGLYYICNPNNPVGTLTPLADIEWLAAHIKPDAILLIDEAYIDYTPTQKSTALLAKYPNVVILRTFSKVYGMAGMRMGYTLAIPDLIKPLMDWGSPSPYMLPVPAIAAATASLKNYGEITKRVEAISVTRDWTIARLNALGYTSTKGLCNCFMVDWRTPAKPVQQAILTKGVAIGRNWPVWPNMSRITVGTPAEMKAFIAAVEAVKP